Genomic segment of Plasmodium brasilianum strain Bolivian I chromosome 8, whole genome shotgun sequence:
TCCATAAAAATCAATTTCCATTTCTTCAAGCCTAGATATCACCTTGTAAATTTTGAGTTGAAAATATGAACGTGTGTAATAGctagtttaaaaaaaatagaaaaccatgtacatatgtgtgtacatatatacatatatacatatacatatatacatatacacatatatacatatacacatatatatatatacatatatacatatatttttttttttttttcttttgctaACACTCTTAGCTTTAGCTAGCTGTAGTTCATAATCCgataaattcattttttcgcATGAACGTTTATTCATATTGGTAATTTTTTGgtatttttgttcataaaaaaaaaaaaataataaataaaataaaataataaaataataacgtaataaaataacataaatttttatggtACACAAAAATGAACTAATATTACGAATAACTTAAAATACAGTGGTTATATTACGTTTACAAAtaagttaaatatatgtacaacaAAAGTAATACACTTCAATGAAACTAAAACATGGgagaaagggaaaaaaaagaaaaaaaaaaaaaaaggtacagTCAAtctcaaaataaaaatcaaacAATTAAATGTAACGCGTAcacacacatgtatatgcatatgtatatttatgtgtgtgtgtgtacataCGCACGTAcattgaataaaaaaataaaaataaagtaaaaataaaataaaaaaatatagtaaaaataaaataaaaaaatatagtaaaaataaaataaaaaaatatagtaaaataataaatgaccTTTTCACGCAGGCTATTATTAAGAAAACGTACTGCACTAGTAAACGGTTGAACAGACAGATGAGCTACAAAACGTGGGATGATATCTTCTTTTATAGTTCAAAGAacagttaatatttttattcgaTTATATCAAAAGTCAAAAAATGTAGATAACTCAAGGTTATCTATATTCTCTTTGTCATTATTTTGTGAATTAAAGGctctaataaaattaatatttttaagtaaaatattgtggaaatttttcaaactatctaaatttaattcttttattaatatatttaatttattgtttcttctacaattattaaaatattcagaaaataaatttttcgtAACACAATCATCATCGattaaatttcttttctgacttatgataaatttttcattgtcTTCCTTTATCGGAACTTTGTTCAGGTAAAAACtatctaaaaaattatttaattcatttatcaAGTCATTTTTTgagtatattttatgtttatctATGAAAGAATCCATAATGGGTATTTTGTTCATGTAAGAATTCACCTGTTCATTTcctattaatatatttatttctgcTTCTCTGTTTTCATTTACTTCCTCATCCATATTTCttagaatttttttcctGGTACAAGGTGATGAGTAATTATACAGTTGAGATATCAAAAAAGTATcatcaaattttatttttttttttttcttcattttgtcaacgctattatataaatgaattgaacaataattttctaaaatatactgcataaaaaaattattatctccttctatactttttaaaactGTTAAACATAAATCAATGCATTtctcaatattttttttcgatttttccaaattttttaaatttaatatttctgtCCCCCTTTTTCCATATCCTCTCGCCACTTTATACTCTTTGATTTTatcaaaagaataatataagttAAAAACCAAAATCTTGAGAAGAGTGTCAGCTAGGCAGACCAAACCCTTTTCGAATCTATTTGTCGGGGGAAATTATGAACGCGTATTTATTTCTGATCATCCGAAATGCACCACGtacacattatatatacattttatacacacatatacatattttgcacacacatacatatatatatatatatatatatatatatatatatattatatatatatatatatgcatatacattatGGCAGAAAAAGGAGAGAAATACACTTCTCAAAAGGCATCATACCACCTTATtccatatatgcatattctTACAAAAATGTATGGGACAAAATTTTAACGTTACTCGTAAAAACTTAAAATGTTCCTACACTCGAATAGTTTCCTAAGTTTTGTATTTCCATATAACTAAATTTTACTATATGCATAacatattcttttcttttttattatcaaatTTTGCTAAATGTTCATAATAAAAGCTAACATTTTTTCTTACCGTTTTGGTAAAATGGCAAAAGTATCCATTCTTCTTTTCACTACTTCTTTCGTTTTTTATCTCATTCTATCTAATTTTATCTTATCCTGTCTTAACTCCTCTTTATGtcacttttttattttgtttattattcaCTCTCTTTCAACAACGAACGGGTAAATAACAATTAGTAAAGACCATATTTCTAAAACGagaaaaaaagtatgatttattacaataatataatgtaagCGCtgcttaaaattttaaaacccTTATCGATTCGTTTAGGGGGAACGGAATAAGCAAGCACGTTTTTCCATAATGGTAATTAAcatcaattatatatatatatatatatatatatatatatatatatatatatatatatatatatgcattcacataagtatataatatgCTCCATTTTGCGTTCCTTGggcataatatattttttaagagaAATGATGCAGACTCATAAATATGCACATGCAGTAAGTACGTatacgcatacatatatacgcacatatatgA
This window contains:
- a CDS encoding hypothetical protein (conserved Plasmodium protein), with product MDTFAILPKRFEKGLVCLADTLLKILVFNLYYSFDKIKEYKVARGYGKRGTEILNLKNLEKSKKNIEKCIDLCLTVLKSIEGDNNFFMQYILENYCSIHLYNSVDKMKKKKKIKFDDTFLISQLYNYSSPCTRKKILRNMDEEVNENREAEINILIGNEQVNSYMNKIPIMDSFIDKHKIYSKNDLINELNNFLDSFYLNKVPIKEDNEKFIISQKRNLIDDDCVTKNLFSEYFNNCRRNNKLNILIKELNLDSLKNFHNILLKNINFIRAFNSQNNDKENIDNLELSTFFDF